The nucleotide window GAGAACATGATATTTTTACAGGTTCAGATGGTTTTACATTACAGGAGGCTCAACTGATGACATTGTGAGGACCATAAACATCTCAAGAAGTCTATTGCATTTACATACATAATATGAAATCTTGATTTGGACGATGAAATGCATGAAAGTCATATATTTTACGAAAATGATATTGCAACAAACTATTTTTAACTAGTAAGAAAAGTGTTTATACCTACAACATGATCGACTTTCATTTCTCGTGGATGAATTTCGACAATGTAAGAAGTTTTTCTCTTACTTTAATATTGAACATATtccaaaaacaacaaaaatgagAGAAAATCTTGCACGCAAttcttaaattttatgtttagcTATAGCTTATGTTGATTTTACCCGACCAATTTAATTTGCTAAATCGTTGTCTTTTTAGAAGTAGTTTATTTTttgttggcaaaaaaaaataaaagaattcaAAACTTTAAATACGAAATATAACATAAGAACACTTTTATCAATGTTCTgaaattacttttaaaatatttattttataataattaaaaaaattattacggccaaatttttaattttatatttcggCTAATActtctaaaaaataatgattaattatatttacacCAAACAATGGCAAATTGTTATTTTCATTCTATATACAATCAAAGagtaaaataatatgttttatagGTGTTTCTTGCATGATAGAAAACTACggtttattcaaaaaaaaaaaatcaaccaacTTATCTAGTCTTTCCATCATTTGGTAGCTGATGCTCTTCTACATCATCAGAGAAGTTCTCTCTAGCGTTTGTGTCCACGGACTGTGCTTAGACAGTTCAAGAACGATTTTGAATTAGACAATTTAAACGAAATGGTCATTGTTGGGCAACACTAAGAAGAATTTGCCAGTGTTGGAAAGACTTATCATAAATGAAATGTAAGATGGATTCATGTCTTTTAAAACAACTCCAATCATAATATCAAATTTGGTGTTAAAATAACACCAAATCTAGTGTTTTGGTGTTCTACTTTATTTTCATCTCTAACTATATCACCAAATTTTAgattaaaatctagtgtttGGGTGTTCTATTTAATTATCTCGATCAAGTGGCTATCTTTCTGATTTGTGTTTTACAATTCAAGTTGATTCAACAGTAGCTTAAGAAAAGCTAATTCGGAACAGAATCgataaaaacaaatgaaaaacaTATCTTTAAAATGTCTGAATATTGCAATATTATGGTCAAAGGTTTAGAAGTTTGTTTGCTATTTTTCGGTATGCAAACACCTAATTTTTATCTTAGTTCAAAAATGCCACTTTAGAAACACTAATAATGTGTTATCGATTATGTTTTATTCGGTTAGTTTCTAGTACTAAGAAAAAATCattagtttattaatttttattaattatttttatgatgtaatatattttaaaccaggtaaaataaaacaaactgttaaaaataataatggccaaagtctttcagtttttattatatttataaatattacaaTTGATTTTACATTATATACCCAAGAATCAATATATAGGCTCATGCATCAACTAAGTTCTTTTTGGATAACCGTAACTCACCACTAACAGGACTATTGACTTTCTTGCTATGATGCACCTGAACCGGCTTATATGTGTAAATTTTGGCGCACCAAAGATAATACACAAAATTAATAGCTTGTAACAAAGTAATTAACCAGTAAAAATACTCAAGTCTCccttggtttaaatttttatctGGCAACCAATTGCTCCCATCCGGTTTAGCACTGAATGTATGAACCAAAGTCACAAGTAAAGTACTCGCATAGTTTCCAATCGAAATTGACATCCAGAAAAGTGCCATCGCCGTGCTCCTCATACTCTCCGGCGCTTGGTCATAGAAAAACTCCAAACTTCCTATCGACATGAAAGCTTCAGCAATTCCGTGGAGGCTGTACTGAGGAATCAACCACATAAATGAGATCGGAATCACCGTGTGTGGTTTATCCAAAAGTCCATGCTCTAATGCTACTTGTTTTCGTTTGATCTCAACGAACCCGGCGATGAGGGTTGCAATTAATGAGATGACAAATCCAATTCCCATTCTGTAGAGGAACGTGATGCCTCGCTCGAGACCAGTGAACTTTCTTGCAATCTTTACAAAGATGCGATCGTAGAAGACAACTGTGCAGAGCATCGCAACAGTTGTGAAGACAGACATTGAACCGGCTGGAATTTGGAATGATTTGGTTAGATGTCGGTTCATAGTTTTGGCTTGTTGAAGAGAGAAGGTTCCTTGTTGAGCATATGCTGTGAATAGGAGGATCCCAGAGGCTCCGATTGGACCCATCCGGATCACTGATTTGAGTTCTTCAACTCGGTGGACTGTGCTTAATCTCCATAGGTTAGGGATTTGACCCGACTTCAAATTGTCTTCCTCAGTCTTTATCGCTGCTTTGTCCaagaaactataaatataaaaagcaTATGTTAGTAGGCTTATGACAAATGCAATGATTTGAATTAATTTTAGAAGCAATATTAGAACCAGAATTTGTGTGAAATTTAATGATTGAAAttaagtaaaattaaaaaaatatattatatgaattatttgaagtatttttttttgttaattgctaTCTATTATCATGGATTtgcataaatttttatttttgttaaaaatcactgtttcaaaataatatatatgttttctgaGAAAATTCTGAAACTTTTTTACGtagaatataattattttgtgttAAATTAGTTCTTTGTGCTGTtaataatgattttatttacatttttttgttatttgtattatatatttctatTAGGTTGTATATTAGtattagatatatattatttagaaagCGAATCAATATGCTAATTCCCCGTCCTCAAAATTTTACttgatttttgtttcaaatgtttcatGATCTTTGTTCTATACATCGATTTATTTATGTCTTgatttataagttttttatGATTCTGGATAATGTTGTTTCAAATTACTTTTCCgccatttttaattttaattttactgtTTTCCTTTCtatgagaaaataaaatatatttttatgtttttcgaCACAGGTTTCAAgaattttatgaatatatatatatatatatgaaattttgaaactgtaattttttgagtaaaattatgaaaattatatttcagtaacataaaatttaataagattataaaatgaataataactaatattttaatataagtctttaaaatctttaaattgGTAATAATagaattttacaaaaaaaaattacaaatcatTAAAAATCTAATCTCAAAATTTATTAGAATCTATCTACTAGTAACACGAATACTCAATcttgaaataaatatttgtatttcaatagtttaaactttatatttcaAAAGAATCATAGTATACTTTTTCTTGTTCTTGACACAAATTGAATTAGTAAATCAACTATGACGATAGTCAAA belongs to Brassica rapa cultivar Chiifu-401-42 chromosome A07, CAAS_Brap_v3.01, whole genome shotgun sequence and includes:
- the LOC103830963 gene encoding protein NRT1/ PTR FAMILY 3.1 produces the protein MEEQSKNKISEEEKQLHGKPSRRKGGLITMPFIFANEMCEKMAVVGFHSNMISYLTTQLHLPLTKAANTLTNFAGTSSLTPLVGAFIADSFAGRFWTITFASIIYQIGMTLLTISAIIPTLRPPPCKGEEVCVVADTAQLSVLYIALLLGAIGSGGIRPCVVAFGADQFDESDPEQTTKPWNYFNWFYFIMGAAVLVAVTVLVYIQDNVGWGVGLGIPTLAMFLSVIAFVGGFRLYRHLRPSGSPFTRLIQVAVAAFHKRKLSMVSDHTLLYFNDEIDATISLDGILTHTKHMSFLDKAAIKTEEDNLKSGQIPNLWRLSTVHRVEELKSVIRMGPIGASGILLFTAYAQQGTFSLQQAKTMNRHLTKSFQIPAGSMSVFTTVAMLCTVVFYDRIFVKIARKFTGLERGITFLYRMGIGFVISLIATLIAGFVEIKRKQVALEHGLLDKPHTVIPISFMWLIPQYSLHGIAEAFMSIGSLEFFYDQAPESMRSTAMALFWMSISIGNYASTLLVTLVHTFSAKPDGSNWLPDKNLNQGRLEYFYWLITLLQAINFVYYLWCAKIYTYKPVQVHHSKKVNSPVSGELRLSKKNLVDA